A region of Pseudomonas marginalis DNA encodes the following proteins:
- the znuC gene encoding zinc ABC transporter ATP-binding protein ZnuC has translation MSNALIRLEQVGVTFAGQNVLDNIALSVEPGQIVTLIGPNGAGKTTLVRAVLGLLKPDTGSVWRKPRLRVGYMPQKLHVDPTLPLSVLRFLRLVPGVDRARAQAALKEVGAEQVIDSPVQSISGGEMQRVLLARALLREPELLVLDEPVQGVDVAGQAELYSLITRLRDRHGCGVLMVSHDLHLVMSTTDQVVCLNRHVCCSGHPEQVSSDPAFVELFGKNAQSLAIYHHHHDHAHDLHGAVVDDPATPHTHVHGDSCKHG, from the coding sequence ATGAGCAACGCGTTAATCCGCCTGGAGCAGGTCGGCGTCACGTTTGCCGGGCAGAACGTGCTGGATAACATCGCCTTGAGCGTCGAGCCGGGGCAGATCGTCACCCTGATCGGCCCCAATGGCGCCGGCAAGACCACCCTGGTGCGCGCCGTACTCGGCCTGCTCAAGCCCGACACCGGCAGCGTGTGGCGCAAGCCCAGGCTGCGCGTGGGCTACATGCCGCAAAAGCTGCATGTTGATCCGACCTTGCCCTTGTCTGTACTGCGGTTTTTGCGCCTGGTGCCCGGTGTGGACCGCGCCCGCGCGCAGGCCGCCCTCAAGGAAGTCGGTGCCGAGCAGGTCATCGACAGCCCGGTGCAAAGCATCTCCGGCGGCGAAATGCAGCGCGTGCTGCTGGCCCGTGCCCTGCTGCGCGAGCCCGAGTTGCTGGTGCTGGATGAACCCGTGCAGGGCGTCGACGTCGCCGGCCAGGCCGAGCTGTACAGCCTGATCACCCGCCTGCGCGACCGCCATGGCTGCGGCGTGCTGATGGTCTCCCATGATTTGCACCTGGTGATGAGCACCACCGACCAAGTGGTATGCCTCAACCGCCACGTGTGCTGCTCCGGCCACCCGGAACAAGTCAGCAGCGACCCGGCGTTCGTCGAACTGTTCGGCAAGAACGCCCAGAGCCTGGCGATCTATCACCACCATCACGATCACGCCCATGACCTGCATGGCGCTGTCGTTGACGATCCCGCGACGCCCCACACCCACGTTCATGGAGATAGCTGCAAGCATGGCTGA